CAACATGATCCAATTGACCATCCCCGATAAACCCCGCAGCAGCAAGCAGCGTTATCTTCTGACCGACGCAGGCCGCGCATACCTGCAGAAGCACAAGGCGGCCTCGAAAGATTCATCTTGACATCGTCTTGCTTGATGCGGGATATTCATGGAATATGACAAGCATGGACCGGAACCGGTTCGGCAGGTTCGGCTGGGGGCTGAATTCCGTGGAGTTTTCTTTCGGCGAGGGCGGCATGGCGGACGGCTTCCGGGCCACCGGAGGGCGGGTCCGGAACCACCGGTTCCTGCGCCTCATGCCTGTCCTTGACGCCTCCCGGGCTTTCCCATATGTTCCTCGTAGCAGTCGGTTGAGGCCGCTGGAACGACAAAAGAAATTTTGCCTCCATCTTGCCCTGGCTTATCTCTGATCTTGAGGGCATAAAAGGAGGTCAAGTTTATGCTATAATAACATCACAATGAAAGCCGACGGCATCCCCCGAGAGCTGTTTTGGGACACCTGCGTCGACCGCCTCGATCTTCAAGAAAACAAACGCTATATCATCGAACGGGCCCTGGAGCTGGGAGACGAGAAAGCCGTCGAATGGCTGTTTTCGACCTATGCCCGGACCGACATCAAGAACGTCCTCCGAAAAAGCAAAAACCTGTCTCCCAAGAGCTCCCGTTACTGGGTGCTCATGCTGGGGAAGTGATCCGTGACCACGGCCGTGATCGGAGCCGAAGCCGAAAAAGCGCTCAGAATCCTTTCCCGGCTGAATTTCCTGCGGTCGTTCTATCTTGCCGGAGGGACGGGTTGCGCTCTCCACATCGGGCATCGGCTTTCGCACGATTTCGATTTCTTCTCGCCGGACGAGTTCGACGTCTTCACGGTACAAAATACCCTTCGGAACCAGGGCCGGTTCGTGATCGACTATTCGGACGCCGACACGATGACCGGCAGATTCGAGGGAACGAAGATCAGCCTTTTCCGGTATGCCTATCCCATGCTCGAAGAGCCCGTCGATCACCTGAGCGTGCGTCTGGCCTCGCTCGCGGACATCGGCTGCATGAAGATCGACGCCATCTCTTCCAGGGGCACAAAGCGTGACTTCGTAGACCTCTTTTTCATCTTAAAAAACCTCGGGCTCGACCTGAAGGCCTTTTTCGGGAGTTTCGAGCGGAAATACGGGCCGTGCGGATTCAACCGTTATCACGTCCTCAAAAGTCTGGTCTATTTCGACGATGCCGATAAGGAACCCGAGCCGGAAATGCTCGTCGATTTTTCCTGGAGCGCGACGAAACGCTTCTTCGTCGAGAGTGTCAGGGCCTTCGGTCCGCCCTGATCCATGGCGCATTTCTCCGCTAACCGGACTGCCCTTTTGCCGTGGTCGCTGAAAGCTGACGTCTGTCGGTCATAAATCTCCCCCGCGGACCGGAACCGGTTCGGCTGGGGGATGAATTCCGTGGAGTTATCGTTCGGTGAGGACGGCGTGGTGGCCGGCTTCCGGGCCAACGGAGGGCGGGTCCGAAACCTTCGGTTCCATAGGGTGGAGGAGTGGAGCGGAGGCGGGAAAATCAGTGAACGCACCGGCGGATAGATTTGTTGCGTTCAGAGGCCGATGGACTTCTAGGGTGAAATCCGTCACATGGGTTTTAGATTCTTGTTAAGTCTGTCTACAATTTTTTCAAAATCCCTCTGCCGGGCTTCCTCGGTTTTAAATGAAAGGTATCTTCGCCTCGGTCGGAATGACGCTCAGCGTCGTGAGGGAATCGTAAATCACAATCCCCGAACGCGGCACCCGATCAGCAACAGCGCGAATCCGATGATCCAGGACCACGATGCGACGGGCTGGTCGATCCTCACCAAGCCGAAGTGCGCGACCAGCGCGACAATGAACAACACGAGGGAAATGACCCATGTCACCAGCGTGGGGGCTTTGCCTGAGAATTTCATTTCATCCTCCTTCCTGTCAGTCACGATGTGACGACATCCGCCTTGACTTATAGGGAGTATAAAAGGAAGGTTGGGAGGTGTCAAGAACGGCCGAAGGCGACGAGTCCACTGATTCCGGCTGTTTTTTTTCTTGACATCCATCTACGAAGCGAGTAAAAATTCAACTTACTTTTGGCCGGGGGATGAAACGACGCCCGCGGCTGCGCCATGGCCCGTATCGGGATTTGTGCCGGTAGAGAGGGAGATGGTGTCATGCGAATGAAGATCAATCTCTCGACGATATCTCTTGCCGTCATTCTTATCGGGGTTTTTCTGGCGACCTTTCAATTCTTTTACAACCGGAGTCTCTGGCACGATGAAGCGGCCCTTGCGCGGAATCTCGTCGGCATGGATTTATTAAGGCTCTTGAAGCCGTTGAAACACGAACAGTCGGCCCCCATCGGGTTTCTTATCGTCGAGAAACTCGCTCTCGGGCTGTTTGGAAAGAATGAATATGCCCTGAGGCTCTTTCCGCTTCTCAGCTTTTTCGTTTCCATCCCTCTTTTTTATCTGTTCTTGACGAGGCTGCTCGTCGGCAGGACCGTCGCTTCGATCTCGACGGCGATCTTCAGCATCAATCGAAACCTCCTGGATTATGCTACCGAGGTGAAACAGTATTCCGTGGATGTCGTCTGGACCTTGATGATCGGATATCTCTCTCTGACTCTGAAATGGCGGAACAGGTCCGCCCTATGGGCTTATGCCGCCGTCGTCTTCTGGGTGAAGAATCGGAAATATGGCTATCTTTATCTCTGTCTTTTTCCCATTGGGACCCATCTGATCTTGTCCGGATTGAAAATATATCCTTTTGCCGAGAAATTTCTCTTGTACGCCGCCCCGCTGATGATTTTCGTTTTTACGAGCGGGTTGGTTGTTCTCTTTGAATTCGCAAAAAAACAATCGCCTGGCTGCCCCGCCTGGCCATGATCATTCCCGTGCTTGTGCTGTTTTATCCGGTCATTTCAAAATTTCCCATGGAGAAGCAGGAAATCAAGCAAAGCCTGGATTTCATTCAAGAAAATATCCAAAGCGATGACGGGGTGTATGTGTATTATGGGGCTTCCCATGCCTTCGCCTTCTATGAACAGACGAGCCGCATCGGCGTCATCGCCGATTATCCCATCATGCACGGCAAATGGCACGGCCTGGAAAATGCTCCTTATGACCGGGAGATATCGGACTTGCGGGGAAGAGTCTGGCTTTTGTTTTCACACGTCATCCAGCCGGCGGACGGCGAAAGTCATGAACGCTACATGGTGGATTTTCTTTTGCGCAACGGCGCGGAATTGTTGGCCGAGCAAAAGTTCGCGGGAAGCAGCGTGTATTATCTTGACGCGAAATAACCCGGCGTCCCGGCCCTGGCCGTCTCTGAACTTCTTCTTCAATGGACCAAGATCCGGGGGACAGGTCAAGCGAGCCAGTTCTCGATGCGCAGGCCCGGTATTCCCTGGAAATGGCGGACGTTGCCCGTAACGACGGTCAAGCGGTGCCTCAGGGCGATGGCGGCGATCTGCAAGTCCGGTTCGAAGCGAGGGCGGCCCTTGCGTTCGAGCGCGGCTTTGAGCCGGCCGTAGGCCCGGGCATCCTCCGTCTCGAAAGGCAGGACCGTCAAGCGGGCGAAAACCTGTTTTTCGTAGAACTCCAGGAGAGCGCGGGGAGCGCCCGCACCGCTTTCGCCTTCAAGCCTGAATAGCCCGTGGAAGATTTCGGCGACGTTGACGGCCGTGGTGAATTGGGCCGCGCGGGGTGTCCCGGCCAGCCTGGCCATCAGCCCCTCCGGCCGGCGTTTCTTGGCGAGTGCGCTGAGGGCGTCGGTGTCGAAGAGATACATCAGAGGGCGGGCTTCCGGGCTCGGGCCTTTGTCCGGGCTTGGTAGATCTTGTCGACCATGGCGTCGATCACCGCGCTGTGGTCCTCGGCGGGCGGCGGGACTGAGCCAAGTCCGTCGGCCTTGGAAACCTCGATCTTCTCCCACTCCTCGTAGGGGATGAGCGTCGCGACAGGCTTGCCGTGCTTGGTGATCATGATGGGCTCCTTCAGATTGATAAGACGCTCGATGAGTCCCGAAATTCTCGCTTTCGCTTCGGTCATGGGGATCGAGATCACGGCGGCCTCCATGTCTTGTTGGGGATGCTCCGGCATCCATAATATGGTCAAAATGACCAGAAAAGTCAAGGATGAGGCCCCTTTTTATACTCCCTCAAAATGGTTGAAGGGGACGACCGCAGCGATAACGCGGCCGGGAAAACTGCCCGCTGAAAAGGATATTCTTGCCCCTCTATCCGGCAATATAATCCCGGCCTGATTCCCGGCCAGGCTCAGTGTCTTTAATCGTTCGAATTTCAGGACGATCGTTCACAATGGAGGACGATCCGACCCAGGAAATTCAGCATGAGGCCGTAGCCGTCAACATCGAAGTCCCCGTGCGGGTATTTTCAGGAGGCGAAATCGTTGATGACCTGACCATCGAAGATTTCGAACTTTTTGAAGACGGCGAACCTCAAACGATCGACGCCCTCTACTTTGTCCGGCATTCGAAAATCAGCCGGGCCGAAAGCAGGGACGAATCATCCTCCGAAGAAATCTCCGTCAGGCCCTCGACGCGCCGTCACTTCGTCCTCATCTTTCAGATGATGACCTATCTTCCCGAAGTGGGGGACGCCGTCGATTATTTCTTCGAAGAGGTCCTCCTGGACGGGGATTCCCTCGCCGTCGTCACGCCGGAAAAGACCTACCGCTTCAGAGAGGAGGCCCTGCAGAGAATCACCCCGGAAAACATCGCCGATCAGCTGAAAGCGAAAATACGGACGGACGTTTGGAAAGCCGGCTTCGAATACCGGGCTCTCCAGAAACATCTGCACGATTTACTTATTCAAACAGGCGAAGAAGATTACGTCATAAAAAATGATATGATCATCTCCCTGCTCCGCCGGATGAAGGATCACATCTATCTCGATCCCGCCAAAGTGAAGAATTTTGCGGGGTATTTGAGCAGTCTCGACGGCCAGAAGCACGTCATCCTGCTCTTGCAGAACGAGCTGATGCCTTTTCCGAAAGCCGAGTTTGACAAAGAAGACACCTCGGAATTGGATCTTCTGAGAGTGGAAATGCAGCAGGATTTCCCCATGCATCTCGAGGATGTCCGCAAATTCTTCTCCGATTCCACGATCCACTTTCATTTTTCATACATCACGCGGCGGGAAAACCAGATCCTGGACATTACGCGGCAGCTGTCCTTCGAAGCCCAGAAGATCGATCTCGTCGAATTCAAGCAGGAGCTCATTTCCGTATTCAAGGACATCGCCGACACTACGGGCGGCGTTACGGATACCTCCTATAACGCCCGCGCATCCTTCAGGAGGGCCGTAGAAGCGGTGGAGAATTATTATCTCCTCTTCTACACGCCGAAGGCCTACAAGCCCGACGGTAAATTCCACACCATCGAGGTCAAGCTGAAGGCTGGAAATTACCGTCTGGCCCACCGCCGGGGCTACGTCGCGGACTGAGCTGACGGCCGATTCGGCCGGAGCGCTTCGCGACCGCGTTATCGCTGCATTCGTTCCCTCCAAACACCGAGAGGGAGGATAAGAGGGAGTTTGTGTCAAGGACGGCCGGGAGGGCCGAAAGGCCGTCCGAATCAATGACGGCCGGTTCAGGAGGCGCTCTTGGGCAACGGAGAAAGGAGATATTCGGCCGGTCGCCGCAGGAATTCGTGGGCGGCGACCATTTCGACGCGCCCCGACTGTTTTTTCCTCTTCAAGCCGGGAACGATCTGCACCGCCCGCGTCCCCGGCAGAAACCCCTGGAAGTGGAACAGGGATCTGTCGAAGCTGTCCTCTCCGGCCTTGACCTCGACCATGAGCGCCGGGCGGCCGTCGATGACCGCCAGGAAATCTGTCTCCCTTTTTTCCTTGTCCCGGAGATAGTGGAGGGCCGTTTTTCTGCCGGTCGTATCCTCGATGAGGTGCAATTCGCGGAAAAGTGCGGCGGCCGTGAGATTCTCCAGCCGGGCTCCGGCATCATCCTTGACGGCGCCGACATCATAGAAGTAATACTTGGGATCCTTGAGCAGGCTCCGGGCGATATTGCGGTGGTAGGGACGCACGGAAAAGACGACGCACAACTGCTCCAGGATCTGAAGCCAATGGCGGACGGTGTGCGGAGATACGCCGAGATCTCCGGCCAGGGAGGCCATGGATATCCGCGAACCCACGCGGTCCCGGATCAGATCGACCAGGATTTCCAGGGACTTCAAGTCCCTCACGTTTTCCAGATCCAGGATGTCCTGGCGGATGATGGAATCCAGGTGGGTTCTCCTCCAGCGCCTGGCTGCATCCTCGTCCTTTGCGAGATAGGGCTCCGGAAATCCGCCGAAGCGGAGAAGGTCGCGGAGCGCGTCTTCGGGTTTTTCCGCAAGGAACTCGCAGATCTCGCGGACCGTGAGCGGATGGAGCCGATAGGAGATGTCCAGGCGGGCCGAACCCGTCACGAGAACGGCCGGGGGAATGCCCTCGGTGTCGAAAACGCCCTTGAGCCAGGATTTCCATTTCTTCATTTTGTGCAGCTCGTCGAAGACGACCAGGGAAGTCGAGCGGTCCCATTCGAGCTTCCGGATGGTCTCGCGGTCCGGTCCGGAATCGAAGTTCAGATACACATGGGATTCGATCAGGCTTTGGGACAGTGTGGTTTTCCCCACTTGGCGCGGGCCGGACAGGATCACGATTTTTTTCGCGAGATCCTTCCTGATCGGATCTTCGAGGTAGCGTCGCATATGACTATTATGCATACTGCTGCAATTTAGTCAAGACTTTTTTGCAGTCTACTGCATTTTGGTCAGTAACCTTGTCCTCCGGATGAACTCCCTGATTCTTCCGGTCTGGCCATAGACTTTTTCTTTGTAGATCGAATCGATTTCCGAATCAATCCACCTTGACATTAAATCTTCTTCAGGGCTTCTTCGGCGTCGGATTGTGGGGGGGGCAATGTGAAGTGGATGCCATCTTCCCCGCGGACCGGAACCGGTTCGGCAGGTTCGGCCGGGGGCTGAATTCCCTTTCCGGGCTACCGGAGGGCGGGTCCGGAACTTCCGGTTCAGCGCCTCATGCCCATCCTTGACGCCTCCCCGGGCTTTCCTATATGCTCCCCGTGACAGTCGGTTGGGACCGCTGGAACGATTTCATGTGCACACAATCTGAGAGGAAGGAGATGAGATGAGGCGCCTGAAGGCGCTGATCGTCCTCGGGCGGTTCCACTTCGTGTTCGGCGGGCTGCTCCTCTATTTCCTGGGGTATCTGCTCGCGGTTTCATCCGGAAGCCCCTTTGCGGCGGATCGGTTTTTCTGGGGCTACGCGATCCTTTTCTTCGCCCACCTTTCAGTGTCCTACAGCAACGACTATTTCGATGCGAAAGGCGACAGGATATCCAAACCCACGTTGTTCAGCGGCGGAAGCGGCGTTCTCGTCAGGCATCCCGAGCTTGCCGGAACGGCGAAAAAGATCGCCCTCTCCTTGATTGCCCTCTCTTTCCTGGCCGCCGCCGGTTTCTTCGCCGCCTACGGTTTCTCTTTTCTCCTTCTCTTGTATGTCCTCATAGGCAACCTCTGCGGATGGTACTACAGCGCACCTCCCCTCAGGTTCTCGCACCGGATCTGGGGCAACCTGGTCTTTGCCCTCACGCTCTGCATTCTGGTCCCCGGATTCGGGAATTATATCGCCTCGGCGACGATCTCTTACGAGATGCGGCTCTTCGCCATCCCCCTGCTTTTCTACGGCTACGCCTTCACAATCGGCGTCTAGATCCCTGACATCGAGGCCGACCGCAGGAACAACAAACCGCGTCCTCGGGTCCGGATGGAGACCGGCGTCCTGGACAAATTTTTTATTTGTGCCTTCCTTTATTTTTTGACATGAGGTAATTTTGGATACTCGAAGAAATTTAAGAAAGAGGAGTGAAATGAAAAAGAACAGATTGTTTTTCGCGGCCGTGTTGTCCCTGATTCTGGCTTTTTTCCTGTGCGCGCCGGACATCGCGGCCGCAGCGGGACAGGCTGACCGGAAACCTGTAACCACCAACAAGGACACGCTTCTGACCATCGCGGTCCAGGGCCAGATCGCTCCGGCCCAGCCTTCCCGGTCCTACGCCGTCACCTGGGACGGAACACCCAAGGTGCTGGTTGGGACCGGCGGAATCAATTATAACCTGAAAATCGGCGACCCGATTTTCGGATGGGCCAGCGGGGACAGGGCGACCATGGGTGTTGCGGTCGAAGGCAATGGCCCCGATGACCGTGCCCGGGGAGCCTGGGTTCCTCAGGTATCCATCGGGAACGAGGTGAAGCTGCTGTCCGGCGCGGCCAAAGGAGAAAAAGGATTGATCACGGGCAAGTTCCGCGG
This genomic stretch from Acidobacteriota bacterium harbors:
- a CDS encoding nucleotidyl transferase AbiEii/AbiGii toxin family protein, coding for MTTAVIGAEAEKALRILSRLNFLRSFYLAGGTGCALHIGHRLSHDFDFFSPDEFDVFTVQNTLRNQGRFVIDYSDADTMTGRFEGTKISLFRYAYPMLEEPVDHLSVRLASLADIGCMKIDAISSRGTKRDFVDLFFILKNLGLDLKAFFGSFERKYGPCGFNRYHVLKSLVYFDDADKEPEPEMLVDFSWSATKRFFVESVRAFGPP
- a CDS encoding type II toxin-antitoxin system VapC family toxin, which gives rise to MYLFDTDALSALAKKRRPEGLMARLAGTPRAAQFTTAVNVAEIFHGLFRLEGESGAGAPRALLEFYEKQVFARLTVLPFETEDARAYGRLKAALERKGRPRFEPDLQIAAIALRHRLTVVTGNVRHFQGIPGLRIENWLA
- a CDS encoding type II toxin-antitoxin system Phd/YefM family antitoxin produces the protein MISIPMTEAKARISGLIERLINLKEPIMITKHGKPVATLIPYEEWEKIEVSKADGLGSVPPPAEDHSAVIDAMVDKIYQARTKARARKPAL
- a CDS encoding ATP-binding protein — protein: MRRYLEDPIRKDLAKKIVILSGPRQVGKTTLSQSLIESHVYLNFDSGPDRETIRKLEWDRSTSLVVFDELHKMKKWKSWLKGVFDTEGIPPAVLVTGSARLDISYRLHPLTVREICEFLAEKPEDALRDLLRFGGFPEPYLAKDEDAARRWRRTHLDSIIRQDILDLENVRDLKSLEILVDLIRDRVGSRISMASLAGDLGVSPHTVRHWLQILEQLCVVFSVRPYHRNIARSLLKDPKYYFYDVGAVKDDAGARLENLTAAALFRELHLIEDTTGRKTALHYLRDKEKRETDFLAVIDGRPALMVEVKAGEDSFDRSLFHFQGFLPGTRAVQIVPGLKRKKQSGRVEMVAAHEFLRRPAEYLLSPLPKSAS
- a CDS encoding prenyltransferase; its protein translation is MRRLKALIVLGRFHFVFGGLLLYFLGYLLAVSSGSPFAADRFFWGYAILFFAHLSVSYSNDYFDAKGDRISKPTLFSGGSGVLVRHPELAGTAKKIALSLIALSFLAAAGFFAAYGFSFLLLLYVLIGNLCGWYYSAPPLRFSHRIWGNLVFALTLCILVPGFGNYIASATISYEMRLFAIPLLFYGYAFTIGV